The following are encoded in a window of Armatimonas rosea genomic DNA:
- the sthA gene encoding Si-specific NAD(P)(+) transhydrogenase produces MEETTRYDLIVIGSGPAGEKGAAQAALLGKRVALIEKGQHLGGAAANTGTLPSKTLRETALFLSGFQQRELYGMDACLRDKATVQDFLRRERRVAETERQRIAGSIGSHGIELIRGAASFVDAHTVKVAGESERVLRGDIVLVATGSRPWHPPVFPWGQPDIYDSDTILNLERIPQSLIVTGGGVIGCEYACLFATLGVKVTVIEARDELLAFLDRDLSRALKERMVALGIVFRMPDEIENVARDDEGEEVGWRCALRYGGSIVADTILIAAGRSGNTESLNLAAAGLEVGKRGLLTVNESFQTAVPSIYGAGDVVGFPSLASASMEQARLAMCHAFESNFTGHLAPILPYGIYTIPEASSAGETEQSAKEKGLDIVCGRASFAANARGQIIGEQFGFIKLVFRRDDMRLIGVHIIGESASELVHIGLTAMLAEQGAELFVRTCYNYPTLSEAYKYATYDALKRRSC; encoded by the coding sequence ATGGAAGAAACGACGCGCTATGATTTGATCGTGATTGGCTCCGGCCCGGCGGGGGAGAAAGGGGCGGCGCAGGCGGCGCTCTTGGGCAAGCGGGTGGCGCTGATCGAGAAGGGGCAGCACCTCGGGGGGGCGGCGGCCAATACGGGCACACTACCCTCGAAAACACTGCGGGAGACCGCGCTCTTTCTCTCGGGGTTTCAGCAGCGGGAGCTCTACGGCATGGACGCTTGCCTGCGTGACAAGGCGACTGTCCAGGACTTCCTGCGGCGCGAGCGGCGGGTGGCCGAGACCGAGCGCCAGCGGATCGCGGGTAGTATCGGCAGCCATGGGATCGAGCTGATCCGCGGGGCGGCATCGTTTGTGGATGCCCACACGGTCAAGGTGGCGGGGGAGAGCGAGCGGGTCCTGCGGGGCGATATTGTCTTGGTGGCGACAGGCTCGCGGCCCTGGCACCCGCCGGTCTTTCCCTGGGGGCAGCCCGATATCTACGACTCGGACACGATCCTGAACCTGGAGCGCATCCCCCAGAGCCTGATTGTAACGGGCGGCGGGGTGATCGGCTGTGAGTATGCCTGCCTCTTTGCGACTCTGGGTGTGAAGGTGACCGTGATCGAGGCGCGCGATGAGCTGCTCGCCTTCCTGGACCGCGATCTCTCCCGCGCCCTCAAAGAGCGCATGGTGGCGCTGGGGATTGTCTTTCGGATGCCCGATGAGATCGAGAACGTTGCGCGCGACGACGAAGGCGAGGAGGTGGGGTGGCGCTGCGCCCTGCGCTACGGCGGCTCGATTGTCGCCGACACGATCCTGATCGCGGCGGGGCGCAGTGGCAACACGGAGAGCCTGAACCTTGCCGCCGCCGGGCTGGAGGTGGGCAAGCGCGGCCTGCTGACGGTCAATGAGTCCTTCCAGACCGCGGTGCCCTCGATCTACGGCGCGGGCGATGTGGTCGGGTTTCCGTCGCTGGCATCGGCCTCGATGGAGCAGGCACGCCTGGCGATGTGCCATGCCTTTGAGAGCAACTTCACCGGCCACCTCGCCCCGATCCTCCCCTACGGGATCTACACCATCCCCGAGGCAAGCAGCGCGGGGGAGACCGAGCAGAGCGCCAAAGAGAAGGGGCTGGATATTGTCTGCGGGCGCGCCAGCTTTGCGGCCAATGCCCGTGGGCAGATTATCGGGGAGCAGTTTGGCTTTATCAAGCTGGTGTTCCGGCGCGACGACATGCGGCTTATCGGGGTGCATATTATCGGGGAGAGCGCCTCGGAGCTGGTGCATATCGGCCTGACCGCCATGCTCGCCGAGCAAGGTGCCGAGCTCTTTGTGCGCACCTGCTACAACTACCCCACCCTCTCCGAGGCCTATAAGTACGCGACCTACGATGCCTTAAAACGTCGCAGTTGCTGA
- a CDS encoding prolyl oligopeptidase family serine peptidase, producing MTTSSRYYLRGGALAAGALLLGTAAQAQDLLSPLLARTFVDSSGLNLPYRLYVPENYDPSQKYPLVLFLHGGGERGTDNVSPLLNEPFAQTFFSPEVQAAHPSFFLVPQCPLEIIGGDPQGEYWVNNFENYADGTPHPGFAWDSYLLADYPVSTSLRAVTNLLPALQSEFSIDSSRLYATGWSMGGDATWDLLMRNPGLFAAGAPIAGIGDPTQAASLASTPLWVFHGAQDTAALPSGSQQMVAAIQAAGGNIRYTEYADGTHYIGADAYSEAGFMDWLFAQSLPNTATPVPVPAPTPEPTLLPPPPLAPNPTPATPEPGPVAPNSVPEPGTLGLLALGLLVGRSRPRSAPGVAAEETETP from the coding sequence ATGACAACTTCCTCTCGCTACTACCTCCGTGGAGGGGCGCTCGCCGCCGGAGCGCTCCTCCTCGGCACCGCGGCACAGGCCCAGGATCTCCTGAGCCCTCTCCTCGCACGGACCTTTGTGGATAGCTCCGGCCTCAACCTGCCCTACCGGCTCTATGTCCCCGAAAACTACGACCCGTCCCAGAAGTACCCGCTTGTGCTCTTTCTCCACGGGGGCGGGGAGCGTGGCACGGACAACGTGTCTCCCTTGCTCAACGAGCCCTTTGCCCAGACATTTTTCTCGCCCGAGGTCCAGGCCGCCCACCCGAGCTTCTTTCTGGTGCCCCAGTGCCCCCTCGAAATTATCGGGGGCGATCCACAGGGGGAGTACTGGGTCAATAACTTTGAGAACTATGCCGATGGAACCCCGCACCCTGGGTTTGCCTGGGACTCCTACCTGCTCGCCGATTACCCCGTCTCGACCAGCTTGCGTGCGGTCACCAATCTCCTCCCCGCCCTGCAGAGCGAGTTCTCCATCGACAGTAGTCGCCTCTACGCCACGGGCTGGTCGATGGGAGGCGATGCTACCTGGGACCTGCTCATGCGCAACCCAGGGCTCTTTGCCGCAGGCGCTCCGATTGCGGGCATCGGGGACCCGACCCAGGCTGCCAGCCTCGCAAGCACACCGCTCTGGGTGTTCCACGGGGCGCAAGACACCGCCGCCCTACCAAGCGGCTCTCAGCAGATGGTGGCGGCGATCCAGGCGGCAGGTGGCAATATTCGCTACACGGAGTACGCCGACGGTACGCACTACATTGGTGCCGATGCCTATAGTGAGGCGGGGTTTATGGACTGGCTCTTTGCCCAGAGCCTCCCCAACACCGCAACACCCGTTCCTGTCCCCGCCCCGACCCCCGAGCCCACGCTGCTTCCTCCGCCGCCCCTTGCTCCCAACCCCACTCCCGCGACCCCTGAGCCGGGGCCTGTCGCTCCCAATAGTGTCCCGGAGCCAGGGACACTGGGCCTCCTGGCGCTAGGGCTCCTGGTAGGGCGGTCTCGCCCACGAAGTGCCCCCGGTGTCGCTGCTGAGGAGACCGAGACACCCTAA
- a CDS encoding PEP-CTERM sorting domain-containing protein, translating into MNYLKFVVAFFVIGLTSWGVRAQPLESSLKVVNYTYSYTTAGGASVTRTIPAKIYVPAAGTYDPLVPLPIVMYLHGSGERGNGIDVDGLAGIDSWAFSDSLQLLDRPAIYVAPRGIKDLATTDAEYLENLARYGSDYASSGEYWLNNYGSTDSYDHNAFPVSASLRGAMSLGDTLLTTPTFTNLVDGTNFTLPSVDVNRQYLVGWSAGGDGVWDAIVRNPLKYAAAIPVSGVGDPGAFASTPALAAQQVRAFAADGDFTDQQSAIAKMKAAMGNAGGVGTADLVAGTNHYTVSNAVFGSLDNRNWLFAQSLVPEPSSLLLGSLGLLALWRRRRA; encoded by the coding sequence GTGAACTACCTAAAATTTGTTGTTGCTTTCTTCGTAATCGGGCTTACCTCCTGGGGCGTGCGGGCGCAGCCGCTGGAGAGTAGCCTGAAGGTAGTGAACTACACCTACAGCTACACCACGGCGGGGGGGGCATCGGTAACCCGCACGATCCCTGCGAAGATCTATGTCCCCGCGGCGGGAACCTACGATCCGCTTGTCCCCCTGCCCATCGTGATGTACCTCCATGGCTCGGGCGAGCGCGGCAATGGGATCGATGTGGACGGCCTCGCAGGGATCGATAGCTGGGCCTTCTCCGACTCTCTCCAGCTCCTGGACCGGCCGGCGATCTACGTGGCCCCTCGCGGGATCAAGGACCTTGCCACGACCGATGCGGAGTACCTGGAGAACCTCGCCCGCTACGGCTCGGACTACGCCAGCTCCGGGGAGTACTGGCTCAATAACTACGGCTCCACCGACTCCTACGACCACAATGCCTTCCCGGTCTCCGCGAGCCTGCGCGGCGCGATGAGCCTGGGAGACACGCTCCTCACAACGCCTACCTTCACCAACCTGGTGGATGGAACAAACTTCACCCTCCCCAGTGTGGATGTCAATCGCCAGTACCTGGTCGGCTGGTCTGCCGGGGGCGATGGGGTCTGGGATGCGATTGTGCGCAACCCGCTGAAGTACGCCGCGGCCATCCCGGTCTCCGGTGTCGGTGATCCCGGTGCCTTTGCGAGCACGCCTGCCCTTGCCGCCCAGCAAGTGCGGGCCTTTGCCGCCGATGGAGACTTCACCGACCAGCAGAGCGCGATCGCAAAGATGAAGGCGGCGATGGGCAACGCAGGCGGCGTGGGGACCGCAGACCTCGTCGCGGGCACGAACCACTACACGGTCTCCAATGCAGTCTTTGGGAGCTTGGACAACCGAAACTGGCTCTTTGCCCAGTCGCTTGTCCCCGAGCCGAGCTCACTTCTCCTCGGGAGTCTTGGCCTCCTGGCCCTCTGGCGTCGCCGCCGCGCTTGA
- a CDS encoding tyrosine-type recombinase/integrase, with the protein MQKSTHLLSKNRSPENSISASVLSRLLDSYLLACDIASHSDRTIQNRRERIRGLLWFLGKRGLETCGLDELRQFMHYLGHGHEEPGGRFGCARLTKASSPGTIKSYHSSLRTFFNWLVEEGELESSPMERIKPPIDRPDQIQPFSNDQLRKLLLAAKKTTHPRRNEAILLLLLDTGIRASEICSLRVCDLSLQEGSIRVEGKGGKKRSLHFDRETKKALYLYLAEEERHADQALFLSDRGRDAGEGLTRQGLLVAIRRMGKQAGIASVRCSPHTFRHTFAISFLRAGGNVFTLKELLGHTSLAMTNRYVSVAQADLSEAARRFSPVAHLKRGKLTQS; encoded by the coding sequence ATGCAAAAAAGTACACATCTTTTATCGAAAAACCGCTCGCCGGAAAACTCTATCTCGGCGAGTGTTCTTTCGCGTCTGCTCGATTCCTACCTATTGGCTTGCGACATTGCAAGCCATAGCGACCGCACCATCCAAAACCGTCGCGAACGCATCCGTGGACTCTTGTGGTTCCTAGGAAAGCGTGGGCTTGAGACCTGTGGTTTGGATGAACTGCGTCAGTTCATGCACTACCTCGGTCATGGCCACGAAGAGCCAGGGGGACGATTTGGCTGTGCCCGCCTGACAAAAGCCTCGTCACCAGGTACCATCAAGAGCTACCACTCAAGCCTTCGTACATTCTTTAACTGGCTTGTGGAAGAAGGTGAGCTTGAATCAAGCCCTATGGAGCGCATCAAGCCTCCGATAGATCGTCCTGACCAGATCCAGCCCTTCAGCAACGATCAGCTTCGTAAACTGCTTCTTGCCGCCAAGAAGACAACTCACCCACGCCGTAACGAGGCGATCTTGCTCTTGTTGCTCGATACGGGAATTCGCGCCAGTGAAATCTGCTCGCTTCGTGTCTGTGATCTGAGCCTACAAGAAGGGAGCATTCGTGTGGAAGGAAAGGGAGGCAAGAAGCGCTCTCTCCACTTCGACCGAGAGACTAAGAAGGCGCTCTACCTCTACCTCGCTGAGGAAGAACGTCACGCAGACCAGGCGCTCTTTCTCTCTGACCGTGGGCGCGATGCAGGAGAAGGGCTCACCCGTCAAGGCTTACTCGTCGCAATCAGACGCATGGGTAAACAGGCAGGCATCGCCTCAGTGCGCTGTTCGCCTCACACATTTCGCCACACCTTCGCCATCTCGTTTCTGCGTGCTGGAGGCAATGTCTTCACCCTCAAGGAACTGCTGGGGCATACATCTCTGGCCATGACCAACCGCTACGTATCTGTCGCCCAAGCTGACCTCTCTGAAGCTGCTCGACGCTTTTCACCCGTTGCCCACTTGAAACGTGGGAAATTGACTCAATCTTAG
- a CDS encoding ABC transporter ATP-binding protein — MGVGGGWRGPDQSLGGLPRTFGLQNRNTGGDGPQKPLDRVLLRRVLTCLSPYKTLWVGIFACLGATAALGVVPPLLVRGILDDAIPKHQPTLLFGLVGGIIGVNLVMGLLGVLQSFLSAQVGEGLLYDLRNRLFLRLQQMSLSYYTTTRAGEIVARVSSDVGAVQGVATGTVISIANNLLTVIATIVVIFGMNPRLALLALVVVPGLYLPTKLVGKLRRKLSAEAQETQADLLAFVQERLHVGGMLLTQLYGQAPADASAFEKLTQRVKALNLKQTLAGRWLFMSLSVFSVAGPALIYLFGGIEALNNRLTLGSIIAIVAYLANLYRPLANLANVYVDIQAALAIFERIFSLLDHDPEIADAPGAKTLTQTRGEVRFESVGFSYPNAATPALSELSFTIAPGERVALVGPSGAGKTTITYLLPRFFDPTEGKITLDGLDLREITLESLRARIGMVTQETFLFHASVKQNLLYARPDATEEQLTAAAKSAHIHDFLAALPDGYDTIVGERAFRLSGGERQRLSIARALLKNPELLILDEATSSLDATSESLIQEALETLLQNRTALIIAHRLSTIRTCDKIVVLEHGHVVEVGPHEALLAKNGLYAELYQKQFRPVSTN, encoded by the coding sequence ATGGGTGTAGGAGGCGGCTGGCGCGGACCGGATCAGAGCTTGGGGGGGCTGCCCCGGACGTTTGGGTTGCAGAACCGGAACACGGGCGGCGATGGCCCACAGAAGCCGCTGGATCGCGTGCTACTCCGGCGCGTCTTGACCTGTCTTTCGCCTTACAAGACTCTCTGGGTGGGGATCTTTGCCTGCTTGGGTGCCACGGCGGCGCTTGGGGTCGTGCCACCGCTCCTGGTGCGCGGAATCCTCGACGATGCCATCCCCAAGCACCAGCCGACCTTGCTGTTTGGGCTTGTGGGCGGGATTATCGGGGTCAATCTCGTCATGGGCCTGCTCGGGGTCTTGCAGAGCTTTTTGAGCGCGCAAGTGGGCGAGGGCCTGCTCTACGACCTGCGCAATCGCTTGTTCTTGCGCTTGCAGCAGATGTCGCTCTCCTACTACACCACGACCCGCGCCGGGGAGATTGTCGCGCGGGTGAGCAGCGATGTCGGGGCGGTGCAGGGGGTGGCGACCGGTACGGTGATTAGCATTGCCAACAATCTCTTGACCGTTATTGCCACTATTGTCGTCATCTTTGGGATGAACCCGCGCCTGGCGCTCCTGGCGCTCGTTGTCGTGCCGGGGCTCTACCTGCCGACCAAGCTGGTCGGGAAGCTACGGCGCAAGCTCTCCGCAGAGGCGCAAGAGACACAGGCAGACCTGCTGGCCTTTGTGCAGGAGCGCCTACATGTCGGGGGGATGCTCCTGACACAGCTCTACGGCCAGGCTCCTGCGGATGCGAGCGCGTTCGAGAAACTCACGCAGCGGGTGAAGGCACTCAACCTCAAACAAACGCTGGCGGGGCGCTGGCTGTTCATGAGCCTGAGTGTCTTCTCGGTGGCCGGCCCCGCACTGATCTATCTCTTTGGCGGGATCGAGGCGCTCAACAACCGACTGACTCTAGGGAGCATTATCGCTATCGTGGCCTACCTGGCGAACCTCTACCGGCCGCTAGCCAATCTCGCCAATGTCTATGTCGATATCCAGGCGGCGCTGGCGATCTTTGAGCGTATCTTCTCGCTGCTGGACCATGACCCCGAGATCGCCGATGCGCCGGGGGCCAAGACTCTCACCCAGACCCGCGGCGAGGTGCGCTTTGAGAGTGTCGGCTTCTCGTACCCCAATGCGGCGACGCCCGCACTCTCGGAGCTCTCGTTTACGATCGCGCCGGGCGAGCGGGTGGCGCTGGTGGGGCCGAGCGGGGCGGGAAAGACCACGATCACGTATCTCCTGCCGCGCTTCTTCGATCCCACGGAGGGGAAGATCACCCTGGATGGCCTGGACCTTCGTGAAATTACGCTAGAGAGCCTGCGCGCCCGGATTGGGATGGTGACCCAGGAGACCTTTCTGTTCCACGCGAGTGTCAAACAAAACCTGCTCTACGCCCGCCCGGACGCCACGGAGGAGCAGCTGACCGCCGCCGCCAAGTCCGCCCATATCCACGACTTCCTCGCCGCCCTCCCCGATGGCTACGACACAATCGTGGGGGAGCGGGCGTTTCGGCTCTCGGGCGGGGAGCGCCAGCGGCTCTCGATTGCGCGCGCGCTGCTGAAGAACCCAGAGCTGCTGATCTTGGACGAGGCGACGAGTAGCTTGGACGCGACCTCGGAGTCGCTCATTCAAGAGGCGCTGGAGACCCTGCTTCAGAACCGCACCGCGCTGATTATCGCCCACCGGCTCTCCACCATCCGAACGTGCGATAAGATCGTGGTCTTGGAGCATGGACATGTGGTGGAGGTGGGACCGCACGAAGCACTCCTGGCAAAAAACGGCCTCTATGCCGAGCTCTACCAAAAACAGTTTCGTCCGGTAAGTACCAACTAG
- a CDS encoding MarR family transcriptional regulator: MNKNEPIYIESILMENNPRYFYAAEAFLKSENMKESLFLSREFEINECFSRYEIDNDYRDDINVYVQKQKIQYEDMYTRICNSYKNGEDFLEIASSECKKINASHLTSFCEFKKCYGNIFNEVDMLDDKKNYVFMLKYTTQLIESLFLAYMMLSLMNAHKSGDSVSDVTLYLNDDEDPVFRLMKFDYYIKYKYNIRMLVYMRKIFNNISPEGWVYAVYELDKKLWDVYYEVSIEEWRDIRDCFRAAMVATVWTASKKMRKEVWNALADQTQGQGMREILHEILMTAVAYVDIDRSGEFIAGRLPSRILDKIRSAFRTKRKREVEMSDDIEDLVACEPSPASVLNLESLLPKLTPSQRRLIEAMVQLSDSGEKLTHANIARLTGRSQQAVSAMLERIQIALQVDEKKKKLLE; encoded by the coding sequence ATGAATAAAAATGAACCTATATATATAGAAAGTATATTGATGGAAAACAACCCACGATATTTCTATGCTGCAGAAGCTTTTTTGAAAAGTGAAAATATGAAAGAGTCATTATTTTTAAGTCGGGAATTTGAAATTAATGAATGTTTTTCCAGATATGAAATTGATAATGATTATAGAGATGATATTAATGTTTATGTTCAAAAACAAAAAATACAATACGAAGATATGTACACGAGAATTTGTAATAGCTATAAGAATGGTGAAGATTTTCTTGAAATTGCTTCTTCTGAATGTAAAAAAATCAATGCTTCTCATTTGACATCGTTCTGTGAATTTAAAAAATGTTACGGAAATATCTTTAATGAAGTAGATATGTTGGATGATAAAAAAAATTATGTATTTATGCTCAAATATACAACGCAGTTGATTGAATCTCTGTTCTTAGCTTATATGATGTTATCACTTATGAATGCTCATAAATCGGGTGATTCTGTTTCAGATGTAACGTTGTATTTAAATGACGATGAAGACCCTGTTTTTAGATTGATGAAATTTGATTACTATATTAAATATAAATATAATATTAGGATGTTAGTTTATATGCGAAAAATATTTAATAATATATCACCTGAAGGGTGGGTTTATGCAGTTTACGAATTGGATAAAAAATTATGGGACGTCTACTACGAAGTAAGTATCGAAGAATGGAGGGATATTAGAGATTGTTTTCGCGCTGCTATGGTAGCTACTGTATGGACAGCGTCAAAAAAAATGCGTAAAGAGGTATGGAATGCCCTTGCTGATCAAACTCAAGGACAGGGAATGCGAGAAATATTACACGAAATTCTTATGACCGCTGTAGCATATGTTGATATTGATAGAAGTGGTGAGTTTATAGCAGGCAGATTGCCTTCACGGATTCTGGATAAGATACGATCAGCGTTTCGTACTAAGCGTAAGCGCGAAGTTGAGATGTCGGATGACATTGAAGACCTAGTTGCCTGTGAACCCTCGCCAGCTTCGGTTTTGAACTTGGAGTCTTTGCTGCCTAAGCTAACACCTTCACAGAGGAGATTGATTGAAGCAATGGTGCAGCTATCTGACTCAGGCGAGAAGTTGACTCATGCGAATATTGCCCGATTAACAGGTCGATCCCAGCAAGCGGTCTCAGCTATGTTGGAGCGTATCCAGATAGCACTTCAGGTAGATGAAAAAAAGAAAAAACTTTTAGAGTGA
- a CDS encoding helix-turn-helix domain-containing protein — MAIRSSAGFTLEQAAKRVRVGVEYLKRLERGGRIPYALACRLAALYGVGLDNLVIGPVKGS, encoded by the coding sequence ATGGCAATCCGATCTAGCGCGGGCTTCACTTTGGAGCAAGCAGCAAAGCGCGTTCGGGTTGGGGTGGAGTATCTGAAGCGATTGGAGCGTGGGGGGCGAATCCCCTACGCCCTAGCTTGCCGGTTGGCCGCGCTCTATGGTGTTGGTCTTGACAATCTCGTAATCGGCCCTGTGAAGGGCAGCTGA
- a CDS encoding DUF3987 domain-containing protein → MSPMQPMTPLQNVLTRLERVRIQGSCHTAKCPAHDDERASLSVSEGKDGQVLLKCHAGCEWRQVVEALGLTISDLFPPREQAAPSSLPKKILTNQYDYIDESGKLLYQALRYQPKEFRQRAPDGKGGWSWSLQGVRRVPYRLPKVIEQANAGKTVFIVEGEKDADALGELGLTASTNAGGAGKWLEGFGKYLSGAHVIILPDNDEPGTKHAREVAMSCLPYAASVRIVELPGLPVKGDVSDWLKLGGQRKSLLDLVKASPRLTQEDMENVSDSSESGRYRTYKNTALGSDGESCASSEITEDNSPPVFNSLPSSLEAELLPVSQLTPEMLPPSLRAWLLDVAQRLSCPLEYVAIPAIVAVGAVIGKKIGIQPKRYDDWREYPNLWGAIVGRPGALKTPAISEALKHLYRLEKRTREKHEELRKFWAVESLIKKGEAERARTELKNKNLTAARKYELAEQVLQTEDEEPNCPRWIINDTTIEKLGELLKANPNGMLLYRDELMGFLRTLERQGHESDRAFYLEAWNGKGCFTYDRIGRGTVFIPSVCLSLVGSIQPGPLSSYLRASSEERGDDGFTSRFQLLVWPDPAGYHLVDRWADAEAKKRVAQVFDALAEWAMSKTDIEADEESVACLRFAPEAQQLFYTWLESLEYRMRDSGETALMETHLSKYRKLVPALALIFHLLESIDSLTAELPPVSLDSLERALAWAEFLETHARRIYQAVGEGDPEAGQRLGQRIKQSLPNPFTVRQVVQKHWAGLSTTDDVERAIGLLEERGWVQTRGVQKAGGGRPSVQIWINPALLGANKKSSVSGGKTLQNLQNQISDSSFGFITSATDDGGEEIQYEEGEI, encoded by the coding sequence ATGAGCCCTATGCAGCCAATGACTCCTCTACAGAACGTCCTCACTCGTCTGGAGCGGGTGAGGATTCAAGGCAGTTGTCACACAGCTAAGTGTCCGGCTCACGACGACGAACGGGCAAGCCTAAGCGTTTCAGAGGGAAAGGATGGTCAAGTACTTCTGAAGTGCCACGCCGGTTGCGAATGGCGACAGGTTGTCGAAGCACTCGGGCTTACCATATCCGATCTGTTTCCACCTCGGGAGCAGGCTGCGCCGAGCAGCTTGCCGAAGAAGATTCTAACTAACCAGTACGATTACATAGACGAATCCGGAAAATTGCTCTATCAGGCGCTACGTTATCAGCCCAAGGAATTCCGACAACGTGCCCCTGATGGCAAAGGAGGCTGGTCTTGGAGCCTTCAAGGGGTGCGACGGGTACCTTACCGCCTTCCGAAGGTGATTGAGCAAGCCAATGCGGGCAAGACGGTTTTCATCGTAGAGGGTGAGAAAGATGCCGATGCCTTGGGGGAACTTGGCCTAACTGCCTCGACGAATGCGGGAGGGGCTGGTAAGTGGCTGGAGGGCTTTGGAAAGTACCTCTCTGGGGCTCATGTGATCATCTTGCCTGACAATGACGAGCCTGGTACGAAGCACGCCCGAGAAGTCGCTATGTCTTGTCTTCCCTATGCAGCTAGTGTGCGTATCGTGGAACTGCCGGGGCTCCCTGTTAAGGGAGATGTGAGTGACTGGTTAAAATTGGGAGGCCAACGTAAGAGCCTGCTTGATCTTGTGAAAGCAAGTCCAAGACTCACACAGGAAGACATGGAAAATGTTTCTGACTCCTCTGAGTCAGGGCGCTACAGAACCTACAAAAATACCGCTCTGGGGTCTGACGGTGAGAGCTGTGCCAGTTCGGAGATTACGGAAGATAACTCGCCGCCCGTTTTCAATTCATTACCTTCCTCTCTAGAGGCTGAGCTTTTGCCTGTCTCCCAACTCACGCCGGAAATGCTACCTCCGTCTCTTCGTGCCTGGCTGTTGGATGTTGCCCAGAGACTCTCTTGTCCACTGGAGTATGTCGCCATCCCAGCCATTGTGGCGGTCGGAGCGGTGATTGGTAAAAAGATTGGTATCCAGCCCAAGCGCTACGATGACTGGAGGGAGTATCCCAACCTCTGGGGGGCAATTGTGGGCCGACCAGGGGCACTCAAAACGCCAGCTATCTCTGAAGCTCTCAAGCATCTGTATCGTCTAGAGAAGCGTACAAGAGAGAAACACGAGGAGCTGCGTAAATTTTGGGCAGTAGAATCACTAATCAAGAAAGGCGAGGCAGAGCGTGCCCGTACTGAGCTAAAGAACAAGAACTTGACCGCGGCGCGGAAATACGAGCTCGCAGAGCAGGTTCTCCAAACCGAGGACGAAGAGCCCAACTGTCCGCGTTGGATTATCAACGATACGACTATCGAGAAACTCGGGGAGTTGCTCAAGGCCAACCCAAATGGCATGCTTCTGTATCGTGACGAGCTCATGGGGTTTCTGCGCACCTTGGAGCGGCAGGGGCACGAGTCAGATCGCGCGTTTTACCTAGAGGCTTGGAATGGGAAGGGGTGCTTCACGTACGACCGTATCGGTCGTGGAACAGTATTCATCCCCTCCGTATGCCTTTCTTTAGTCGGGAGCATTCAGCCTGGGCCGCTGTCTAGCTATCTGAGAGCTTCATCCGAGGAGAGAGGGGACGATGGATTCACTTCGCGTTTTCAGCTTCTAGTTTGGCCAGATCCCGCTGGCTATCATCTCGTGGATCGTTGGGCTGATGCGGAGGCAAAGAAAAGAGTCGCCCAAGTTTTCGATGCTCTTGCCGAATGGGCAATGAGTAAGACGGACATTGAAGCAGATGAAGAATCTGTCGCCTGCTTGCGATTCGCTCCCGAGGCACAGCAACTCTTCTACACTTGGTTGGAGAGTCTGGAGTATCGAATGCGTGACAGTGGGGAGACAGCCCTCATGGAAACGCATCTCTCAAAATACAGAAAACTTGTGCCTGCCTTGGCCTTGATCTTTCACTTGCTGGAGAGCATTGATTCCCTGACAGCAGAGCTTCCTCCCGTATCCCTCGACTCGCTAGAGCGTGCCTTGGCTTGGGCAGAGTTTCTGGAGACTCATGCACGGCGGATTTATCAGGCTGTGGGGGAGGGGGATCCAGAAGCTGGTCAGCGATTAGGGCAACGCATTAAGCAGAGCCTCCCCAATCCGTTTACGGTTCGTCAGGTTGTCCAAAAGCACTGGGCTGGACTCTCAACAACAGATGATGTCGAACGCGCGATAGGGCTCCTCGAAGAGCGTGGTTGGGTTCAAACCCGCGGCGTTCAGAAAGCAGGCGGTGGTCGCCCTTCTGTTCAGATCTGGATCAATCCGGCTCTCTTAGGAGCGAATAAAAAATCTTCTGTGTCTGGGGGGAAGACGCTACAAAACCTACAAAACCAGATCTCGGATAGCTCTTTTGGTTTTATAACGTCTGCGACTGATGATGGCGGTGAAGAGATTCAGTATGAGGAGGGGGAGATTTGA